A DNA window from Acidimicrobiia bacterium contains the following coding sequences:
- a CDS encoding ubiquitin-like protein Pup, translating into MPERERKQKPAPREREEHPDASAPAKQGEELKEELDDLLDEIDEVLEENAEDFVRSYVQKGGE; encoded by the coding sequence ATGCCAGAGCGTGAGCGCAAGCAGAAGCCCGCACCACGGGAGCGCGAGGAGCACCCCGACGCGTCCGCGCCCGCCAAGCAGGGTGAGGAGCTCAAGGAGGAGCTCGACGACCTCCTCGACGAGATCGACGAGGTGCTCGAGGAGAACGCCGAGGACTTCGTGCGCTCCTACGTCCAGAAGGGTGGCGAGTAG
- a CDS encoding tRNA (adenine-N1)-methyltransferase produces the protein MPGPFAAGDRVLLVDTKRRRRLVTLEKGATLHSHAGTLAHDDVIGRPEGVRVATAQGLRYTVVRPTLSDYVLEMPRGAQVIYPKDLGPILVLADVFPGARVFESGMGSGALTAALLRAVGPAGHVTGYEIRPDFAERAQRNVAGFLGDDVPLTVEVRDCYDGIAVEALDRVLLDLPEPWRVVDHARAALRPGGILLSYLPTIGQVTRLREELASSAFGMADTVEVLQRHWHVEGASVRPDHRMVAHTGFLTHARLLGDGDDAAPVNQGGGDGTADADGGTLSDA, from the coding sequence GTGCCCGGACCGTTCGCCGCGGGCGACCGGGTGCTGCTCGTCGACACGAAACGGCGACGGCGCCTCGTCACGCTCGAGAAGGGCGCCACGCTCCACTCCCACGCCGGGACCCTCGCGCACGACGACGTGATCGGGCGGCCCGAGGGTGTGCGTGTCGCCACGGCCCAGGGACTGCGCTACACCGTTGTGCGCCCCACCCTGTCCGACTACGTGCTCGAGATGCCCCGCGGTGCGCAGGTCATCTACCCCAAGGATCTCGGGCCGATCCTGGTGCTCGCCGACGTGTTCCCCGGTGCGCGGGTCTTCGAGTCGGGCATGGGCTCCGGTGCGCTCACGGCGGCACTCCTCAGGGCGGTCGGCCCGGCCGGCCACGTCACCGGGTACGAGATCCGCCCGGACTTCGCCGAGCGGGCGCAACGCAACGTGGCCGGGTTCCTCGGCGACGACGTGCCGCTCACCGTCGAGGTGCGCGACTGCTACGACGGCATCGCGGTGGAAGCACTCGACCGTGTGCTGCTCGACCTGCCCGAGCCGTGGCGTGTCGTCGACCACGCCCGGGCAGCCCTCCGGCCGGGCGGGATCCTTCTCAGCTACCTGCCGACGATCGGTCAGGTCACCCGACTTCGAGAGGAGCTCGCCTCCTCGGCCTTCGGCATGGCCGACACCGTCGAGGTGCTGCAACGCCACTGGCACGTCGAGGGGGCGTCGGTGCGCCCCGACCACCGCATGGTGGCCCACACGGGGTTCCTCACCCACGCACGGCTGCTCGGCGACGGCGACGACGCGGCACCGGTGAACCAGGGCGGGGGCGACGGCACCGCCGACGCCGACGGTGGCACGCTGTCGGACGCGTGA
- the prcA gene encoding proteasome subunit alpha, producing MTAPFYVSPEQVMKDRADYARKGIARGRSLVALEGADGITIVADNPSRTLYKISEIYDRIAFAGVGKYNEFQMLKIAGVRHADLKGFSYSRHDVNARSLANAYAQTLGQVFTHEMKPYEVEILVAQVADDPADDELFHLLYDGTVMDKEGFTVLGGRADEIAEALGEGYADGLDLAASVRLGAEVLGSDDNGALGVDALEVGVLDRSRPGRAFRRLHSDELTTLLG from the coding sequence GTGACGGCTCCGTTCTACGTCTCGCCGGAGCAGGTCATGAAGGACCGGGCCGACTACGCCCGGAAGGGAATCGCGCGTGGGCGCAGCCTCGTCGCGCTGGAGGGCGCCGACGGCATCACGATCGTCGCCGACAACCCGTCACGCACGCTCTACAAGATCTCCGAGATCTACGACCGCATCGCGTTCGCCGGGGTCGGCAAGTACAACGAGTTCCAGATGCTCAAGATCGCGGGTGTTCGCCACGCCGACCTCAAGGGTTTCTCCTACTCCCGTCACGACGTCAACGCGCGCTCTCTCGCCAACGCGTACGCCCAGACCCTCGGGCAGGTCTTCACCCACGAGATGAAGCCCTACGAGGTCGAGATCCTCGTGGCCCAGGTGGCCGACGACCCGGCCGACGACGAGTTGTTCCACCTCCTCTACGACGGCACCGTCATGGACAAGGAGGGCTTCACCGTCCTGGGTGGGCGTGCCGACGAGATCGCAGAGGCGCTGGGGGAGGGCTACGCCGACGGTCTCGACCTGGCGGCCTCGGTGCGCCTGGGTGCCGAGGTACTCGGGAGCGACGACAACGGCGCACTCGGCGTCGACGCCCTCGAGGTCGGAGTGCTCGACCGGTCGCGGCCGGGCCGAGCCTTCCGGAGGCTGCACTCCGACGAGCTCACCACGCTCCTCGGCTGA
- the arc gene encoding proteasome ATPase has product MATEHERRLVEYERQVGDLQQQVKTLEEEVVLLRRRLQDAPKRVRTLEERLLETKGQLAQALSHNEKLSATLREAREHIGALREEVEKLTMPPSAYGTFLSGNDDGTADIFTSGRKMRVAVHPEIPLADLDRGQEVVLNESLNVVLARGLEKSGEVVTLKELLHDDRRGIVIGRADEERVVEFAPEVLDGPLRAGDHLLLDPRSALVLERLPRPEVEELILEEVPDVSYADVGGLDDQIEQIRDAVELPYLHAELFHEHDLQPPKGILLYGPPGCGKTLIAKAVANSLAQRVAEKTGEENTRSYFLNIKGPELLNKYVGETERQIRLIFQRAREKSEEGVPVIVFFDEMDSLFRTRGSGISSDIESTIVPQLLSEIDGVEALKNVIVIGASNREDLIDPAILRPGRLDVKIKIERPDVAGARAVFARYLGAGVPVADSEIAASSGRPEAVESMIDTAVDVMYSVGDENRFLEVTYQGGDKEILYFKDFASGAMIENVVRRSKKLAIKRAIAGGEHGIVASDLVESIQQEFREHEDLPNTTNPDDWAKISGQKGERIVYVRTLIAEGDDDAHGGRQIEGVTTGQYL; this is encoded by the coding sequence GTGGCCACGGAACACGAACGACGGCTGGTCGAGTACGAGCGTCAGGTCGGCGACCTGCAACAGCAGGTCAAGACGCTCGAGGAGGAGGTCGTCCTCCTGCGCCGCCGCCTCCAGGACGCCCCCAAGCGGGTTCGCACCCTCGAGGAGCGCCTGCTCGAGACCAAGGGGCAACTCGCCCAGGCACTCTCGCACAACGAGAAGCTGTCGGCGACCCTGCGCGAGGCACGGGAGCACATCGGCGCGCTGCGGGAGGAGGTCGAGAAGCTCACGATGCCCCCGAGCGCCTACGGCACGTTCCTGTCGGGCAACGACGACGGCACCGCCGACATCTTCACGTCGGGCCGCAAGATGCGGGTGGCGGTGCACCCCGAGATCCCTCTCGCCGATCTCGACCGCGGCCAGGAGGTGGTTCTCAACGAGTCGCTCAACGTCGTGCTGGCGCGCGGTCTCGAAAAGTCGGGTGAGGTCGTCACCTTGAAGGAGCTGCTGCACGACGACCGGCGCGGCATCGTGATCGGACGCGCCGACGAGGAACGTGTCGTCGAGTTCGCCCCGGAGGTCCTCGACGGCCCGCTACGCGCCGGCGACCATCTGCTCCTCGACCCGCGCTCCGCGCTGGTCCTCGAGCGCCTGCCGCGCCCCGAGGTGGAGGAGCTGATCCTCGAGGAGGTGCCCGACGTCTCCTACGCCGACGTCGGCGGCCTCGACGACCAGATCGAACAGATCCGCGACGCCGTGGAGCTTCCCTACCTCCACGCGGAGCTCTTCCACGAGCACGACCTCCAGCCCCCCAAGGGCATCCTGCTCTACGGGCCGCCGGGTTGCGGCAAGACGCTCATCGCCAAGGCCGTGGCCAACTCCCTGGCCCAGCGCGTCGCGGAGAAGACGGGTGAGGAGAACACCCGCTCCTACTTCCTCAACATCAAGGGGCCCGAGCTACTCAACAAGTACGTCGGGGAGACCGAGCGCCAGATCCGCCTGATCTTCCAGCGGGCCCGCGAAAAATCGGAGGAGGGCGTGCCGGTCATCGTGTTCTTCGACGAGATGGACTCCCTCTTCCGCACGCGCGGCAGCGGGATCTCCTCCGACATCGAGTCGACGATCGTCCCGCAGCTCCTGTCGGAGATCGACGGTGTCGAGGCGTTGAAGAACGTGATCGTGATCGGTGCCTCCAACCGCGAGGACCTCATCGACCCGGCCATCCTGCGTCCCGGGCGCCTCGACGTGAAGATCAAGATCGAGCGCCCCGACGTGGCCGGTGCACGAGCCGTGTTCGCCCGCTACCTCGGAGCCGGCGTCCCGGTCGCCGACAGCGAGATCGCCGCCTCGTCGGGTCGTCCGGAGGCCGTCGAGTCCATGATCGACACCGCCGTCGACGTGATGTACAGCGTGGGCGACGAGAACCGCTTCCTCGAGGTCACCTACCAGGGTGGCGACAAGGAGATCCTCTACTTCAAGGACTTCGCCTCCGGGGCCATGATCGAGAATGTCGTGCGCCGCTCCAAGAAGCTCGCCATCAAGCGCGCCATCGCGGGTGGGGAGCACGGGATCGTGGCCTCCGACCTCGTGGAGTCCATCCAGCAGGAGTTCCGCGAGCACGAGGACCTGCCCAACACGACCAACCCCGACGACTGGGCGAAGATCTCGGGCCAGAAGGGTGAGCGCATCGTCTACGTGCGCACGCTCATCGCGGAGGGCGACGACGACGCCCACGGCGGACGCCAGATCGAAGGTGTCACCACCGGCCAGTACCTCTGA
- a CDS encoding DUF3866 family protein has protein sequence MPSFRTGAVRSVLHERPGLQRVEVDLGDGNAERAYVLTQLTGDVAPNDRVVVNTTAVDLGLGTGGWHVVHWNLEREEWSEPGPGHIIKARYTSLQTDVGSTEEHTEHLAEIESIDGMPVVAAALHSQLPAVAVAVRERRPEARIAYVMTDGAALPLALSDLVAGLTERGLLDATITCGHAFGGDYEAVSVFSALAVARHVTDADVTIVAMGPGIVGTATRLGFTGLEVGQVLDATTALGGTAVACLRASFADPRPRHVSVSHHTLTTLRLAARDRALVAVPAIGGSEELRLRETLDSSGIGERHDLVDVEPPDVLRLFSDHGLEITSMGRSAAEDPVLFQAAAAAGRLAADRIPADGYGPPES, from the coding sequence GTGCCCTCGTTCCGCACCGGCGCCGTACGAAGTGTCCTCCACGAACGTCCCGGTCTCCAGCGTGTCGAGGTGGACCTGGGCGACGGGAACGCCGAACGTGCCTACGTTCTGACACAACTCACGGGTGACGTCGCGCCGAACGACCGTGTCGTCGTGAACACCACGGCCGTCGACCTCGGCCTCGGCACGGGCGGCTGGCACGTCGTGCACTGGAACCTCGAACGTGAGGAGTGGAGCGAGCCGGGCCCGGGCCACATCATCAAGGCGCGCTACACGAGCCTCCAGACCGACGTCGGGAGCACCGAGGAGCACACCGAGCACCTGGCGGAGATCGAGTCGATCGACGGCATGCCGGTGGTGGCAGCGGCGCTGCACAGCCAACTGCCCGCGGTTGCCGTCGCCGTGCGCGAACGGCGCCCCGAGGCCCGGATCGCGTACGTGATGACCGACGGTGCCGCGCTCCCTCTGGCGTTGTCCGACCTCGTGGCCGGCCTCACCGAGCGCGGCCTCCTCGATGCCACGATCACCTGCGGGCACGCCTTCGGGGGCGACTACGAGGCCGTGTCGGTCTTCTCGGCGCTGGCGGTCGCCCGGCACGTGACCGACGCCGACGTGACGATCGTCGCCATGGGGCCCGGGATCGTCGGGACGGCCACGCGCCTCGGCTTCACGGGTCTCGAGGTCGGTCAGGTCCTCGATGCCACGACGGCACTCGGCGGCACAGCCGTGGCGTGCCTGCGGGCGTCGTTCGCCGACCCGCGGCCCCGCCACGTGAGCGTGTCCCACCACACCCTCACCACGCTGCGCCTCGCCGCACGCGACCGGGCACTCGTGGCGGTGCCGGCGATCGGGGGCAGCGAGGAGCTCCGCCTGCGCGAGACGCTCGACAGCTCCGGGATCGGGGAGCGCCACGACCTCGTCGACGTCGAGCCCCCCGACGTGCTGCGCCTCTTCAGCGACCACGGGCTCGAGATCACGTCCATGGGCCGCAGTGCGGCCGAGGATCCCGTGCTCTTCCAGGCCGCCGCCGCCGCGGGTCGCCTCGCTGCCGACCGTATCCCCGCCGACGGCTACGGGCCGCCCGAGTCGTAG
- a CDS encoding ferredoxin: MKVWIDQDLCTGDGLCEEIAPDVFTLLDDGLAYVKEGDKVFSDPGGAEGLATVPAGMEEATIESAEECPGECIFIEVD, translated from the coding sequence ATGAAGGTCTGGATCGACCAGGACCTCTGCACCGGCGACGGGCTGTGCGAGGAGATCGCCCCCGACGTCTTCACGCTGCTCGACGACGGGCTCGCCTACGTCAAGGAGGGCGACAAGGTCTTCAGCGACCCGGGCGGGGCCGAGGGCCTCGCTACGGTTCCCGCCGGCATGGAGGAGGCCACCATCGAGTCGGCCGAGGAGTGCCCCGGCGAGTGCATCTTCATCGAGGTCGACTGA
- a CDS encoding phage holin family protein, whose product MPDTERSGLQQLAPRREKPPAQVARELWDLILAYLRQETLEPLKAIRTYVAFGVVGSLLLGLGVVFLTMAGLRALQGETGTTFTGNWSWAPYAIVTVVLLLGAALTWSATDKKQKKKKANDATGTKDAT is encoded by the coding sequence GTGCCGGACACCGAACGCAGCGGGCTCCAGCAGCTCGCCCCCCGGCGTGAGAAGCCCCCCGCGCAGGTGGCCCGGGAGCTGTGGGACCTCATCCTGGCGTACCTGCGCCAGGAGACGCTCGAGCCGCTCAAGGCCATCCGCACCTACGTCGCCTTCGGCGTGGTGGGGTCGCTCCTGCTGGGGCTGGGTGTGGTCTTCCTGACCATGGCGGGGCTACGGGCGCTCCAGGGCGAGACCGGCACGACCTTCACCGGCAACTGGTCGTGGGCGCCGTACGCCATCGTCACGGTCGTGCTGCTCCTCGGGGCGGCACTGACATGGAGCGCCACCGACAAGAAGCAGAAAAAGAAGAAGGCCAACGACGCGACGGGGACCAAGGACGCCACATGA
- a CDS encoding MarP family serine protease produces MNGLDVVILAVLAVSVYGGWRVGFTARSLSWAGLILGVLVGVAFLDSVIDLFDGSTPEIRLLAGTMFALGLGVGGQALGALLARVVPRPRPQGAARRFDQFAGALAGAAGLAVLLWLLAPALLGAPGRTAGAARDSAVLDALARYAPDSPDSLTALSDLSGESVFPQVFGDAGDPPDAGEIPELALPPDVEDAVSASTVKIVGQACRQIQEGTGFAVGDDLVVTNAHVVAGESRTEILTGDGRRLTGDVALFDPDRDLAVVRVRGLELAALTLADGEVGSVGAVFGHPGGRDLRAAPARIADEIQALGTDIYEADDTERSVYVLAAALEPGDSGGPLVDGSGAVVGVAFAVDPTDDEVAYALTNAEVDAVRDDIAPDRVDTGECVVP; encoded by the coding sequence GTGAACGGTCTCGACGTCGTCATCCTGGCGGTCCTGGCCGTGTCGGTCTACGGCGGCTGGCGGGTCGGGTTCACCGCACGGTCGCTGTCGTGGGCCGGCCTGATCCTCGGCGTCCTCGTCGGCGTCGCGTTCCTCGACTCCGTGATCGACCTGTTCGACGGTTCCACTCCCGAGATCCGGCTCCTGGCCGGCACGATGTTCGCCCTCGGCCTCGGCGTGGGCGGCCAGGCACTCGGGGCGCTGCTGGCCCGGGTCGTGCCCCGTCCCCGCCCGCAGGGTGCCGCACGACGCTTCGACCAGTTCGCCGGGGCGCTGGCGGGGGCCGCCGGACTCGCCGTGCTGCTCTGGCTCCTGGCGCCCGCCCTCCTCGGCGCTCCCGGCCGCACGGCGGGAGCCGCACGCGACAGCGCCGTGCTCGACGCCCTGGCGCGCTACGCACCCGACTCACCTGACTCCCTCACGGCACTGTCGGACCTCTCGGGGGAATCGGTGTTCCCGCAGGTGTTCGGCGACGCCGGAGATCCACCCGACGCGGGCGAGATCCCGGAGTTGGCACTCCCGCCCGACGTCGAGGACGCCGTGTCCGCATCGACCGTCAAGATCGTCGGCCAGGCGTGCCGGCAGATCCAGGAGGGGACCGGATTCGCCGTGGGCGACGATCTCGTCGTGACCAACGCGCACGTGGTGGCCGGGGAGAGCCGCACCGAGATCCTCACGGGTGACGGGCGCCGCCTGACCGGCGACGTGGCCCTCTTCGATCCCGACCGCGACCTGGCGGTCGTCCGGGTCCGCGGCCTCGAACTGGCCGCGCTCACCCTCGCCGACGGTGAGGTGGGCTCGGTGGGAGCGGTGTTCGGGCATCCCGGTGGCCGGGACCTGCGAGCAGCGCCCGCCCGGATCGCCGACGAGATACAGGCGCTCGGCACCGACATCTACGAGGCCGACGACACGGAGCGGTCGGTCTACGTCCTGGCGGCGGCGCTGGAACCGGGCGACTCCGGTGGGCCACTCGTGGACGGCTCGGGGGCTGTCGTGGGTGTGGCGTTCGCTGTCGACCCGACGGACGACGAGGTGGCGTACGCCCTCACGAACGCGGAGGTCGATGCGGTGCGCGACGACATCGCGCCCGACAGGGTGGACACCGGGGAGTGCGTGGTGCCCTGA
- the pafA gene encoding Pup--protein ligase: MERRIFGLENEYGVTCTLRGQRRLSPDEVARYLFRRVVSWGRSSNVFLENGARLYLDVGSHPEYASPECDAIDDLVVHDKAGERILEGLVSSAEQRLREEGIRGEVYLFKNNTDSAGNSYGCHENYLVDREGDFSRFTDVLIPFLVTRQVYAGAGKVLQTARGAMYCISQRAEHIWEGVSSATTRSRPIINTRDEPHADAERFRRLHVIVGDSNMSEYTTFLKVGTMSILLRMLEEDPGPWRDLTLENPIRAIREISHDMTCRRKVRLANGRELSAVEIQAEYLARSQRFAARHGLAPLEAQALEMWEHVMTHLEGDPLKLRTEVDWVVKYHLLEAYRKRDDLPLSHPRVALLDLAYHDVTRDRSLYYLLERHGRVDRTVTDKAINAAMTEPPETTRARLRGAFIKRAKERKRDYTVDWVHLKLNDQAQRTVLCKDPFKAHDDRVERLIASL, encoded by the coding sequence GTGGAACGTCGCATCTTCGGGCTCGAGAACGAGTACGGCGTCACGTGCACCCTGCGCGGGCAGCGCCGTCTCAGCCCCGACGAGGTGGCCCGCTACCTCTTCCGGCGGGTCGTGTCGTGGGGCCGCTCGAGCAACGTGTTCCTCGAGAACGGCGCCCGTCTCTATCTCGACGTCGGCAGCCACCCTGAGTACGCCTCGCCCGAGTGCGACGCCATCGACGACCTCGTCGTCCACGACAAAGCGGGGGAGAGGATCCTCGAAGGGCTCGTGAGCAGTGCCGAGCAGCGCCTGCGTGAGGAGGGGATCCGCGGGGAGGTCTACCTGTTCAAGAACAACACCGACTCCGCCGGGAACTCCTACGGCTGCCACGAGAACTACCTCGTCGACCGGGAGGGCGACTTCTCCCGCTTCACCGACGTCCTCATCCCGTTCCTCGTCACGCGCCAGGTCTACGCGGGTGCCGGCAAGGTCCTCCAGACCGCCCGCGGCGCGATGTACTGCATCTCCCAGCGTGCCGAGCACATCTGGGAGGGCGTGTCGAGTGCGACGACGCGCTCACGTCCGATCATCAACACTCGTGACGAACCCCACGCCGACGCCGAGCGGTTCCGGCGCCTGCACGTGATCGTCGGCGACTCGAACATGAGTGAGTACACGACGTTCCTGAAGGTCGGCACCATGTCGATCCTGCTGCGGATGCTGGAGGAGGACCCGGGCCCGTGGCGCGACCTCACTCTCGAGAACCCGATACGGGCGATCCGCGAGATCAGCCACGACATGACGTGCCGCCGGAAGGTCCGCCTCGCCAACGGCCGTGAGCTCTCCGCTGTCGAGATCCAGGCCGAGTACCTGGCCCGCTCCCAGCGGTTCGCCGCACGCCACGGCCTGGCGCCCCTGGAGGCGCAGGCACTGGAGATGTGGGAGCACGTCATGACACACCTCGAAGGCGACCCGTTGAAGCTGCGCACCGAGGTCGACTGGGTCGTCAAGTACCACCTCCTGGAGGCCTACCGGAAGCGCGACGACCTGCCGCTCTCACATCCCCGCGTGGCGCTCCTCGACCTCGCCTACCACGACGTCACCCGCGACCGCTCGCTGTACTACCTGCTCGAGCGACACGGCCGGGTCGACCGCACCGTCACCGACAAGGCCATCAACGCGGCCATGACGGAGCCACCCGAGACGACCCGGGCGCGCCTCCGTGGCGCGTTCATCAAGAGAGCGAAGGAGCGCAAGCGCGACTACACGGTCGACTGGGTGCACCTGAAGCTCAACGACCAGGCGCAACGTACGGTCCTGTGCAAGGACCCCTTCAAGGCGCACGACGACCGCGTGGAACGCCTGATCGCCTCACTCTGA
- the dop gene encoding depupylase/deamidase Dop, which translates to MAVPKVCGTETEYGVVLRGATDPNPVLASSLLINAYVEHRRIGWDFDDETPGRDARGFSREGSAAPDVETHLVNTVLTNGARYYVDHAHPEFSSPECLDAREATLWDKAGERILRASMRASARLVGEGEEIVVYKNNSDGKGNSYGAHENYLVDRNLPFATLVHHMIPWFVTRQVFTGAGKIGSENGTDDVDFQISQRADFFEEEVGLETTLKRPIVNTRDEPHADPQQFRRLHVIVGDANLCEVSTFLKIGTTAIVLAMIEDDFIDKDLAIVDPVPAMHAVSHDPTCTTTVEMAEGGTATALDVQWEFLRLARKYADETGLAVCGSEEHGDEVLTRWENALEGLERDPASLDGTLDWVTKQNLLQAYMNRDGLEWSDAKLALLDLQYHDVRADRSLYEKLVRAGKIVRILDESDVTHAVTEPPPTTRAYFRGRCLERFPDAVVAANWDSLILDVGSDPLRRIPMMEPLRGSEDHVGAILDACTTPAELVDRLAS; encoded by the coding sequence GTGGCCGTCCCCAAGGTCTGCGGAACCGAAACGGAGTACGGCGTCGTTCTGCGCGGCGCGACCGACCCGAACCCGGTTCTGGCCTCGTCGCTGCTGATCAACGCCTACGTCGAGCACCGGCGCATCGGCTGGGACTTCGACGACGAGACACCCGGGCGCGACGCGCGCGGGTTCAGCCGCGAGGGCTCGGCGGCGCCCGATGTCGAGACCCATCTCGTCAACACGGTCCTCACGAACGGCGCCCGCTACTACGTCGACCACGCGCATCCCGAGTTCTCGTCTCCCGAGTGCCTCGACGCCCGCGAGGCCACGCTGTGGGACAAGGCCGGCGAGCGCATCCTCCGGGCCTCGATGCGTGCCTCGGCCCGACTCGTGGGGGAGGGCGAGGAGATCGTCGTCTACAAGAACAACTCCGACGGCAAGGGCAACTCGTACGGTGCCCACGAGAACTACCTGGTCGACCGCAACCTCCCGTTCGCGACGCTCGTGCACCACATGATCCCCTGGTTCGTGACGCGTCAGGTCTTCACGGGCGCCGGAAAGATCGGATCGGAGAACGGCACCGACGACGTCGACTTCCAGATCTCCCAGCGGGCCGACTTCTTCGAGGAGGAGGTGGGCCTCGAGACGACCCTGAAACGGCCCATCGTCAACACCCGCGACGAGCCTCACGCCGACCCGCAGCAGTTCCGTCGACTCCACGTGATCGTGGGTGACGCCAACCTCTGCGAGGTCTCCACGTTCCTCAAGATCGGCACCACCGCGATCGTTCTGGCGATGATCGAGGACGACTTCATCGACAAGGACCTCGCGATCGTCGACCCGGTTCCGGCCATGCACGCGGTGTCGCACGACCCGACGTGCACCACCACCGTCGAGATGGCCGAGGGCGGAACGGCGACCGCGCTCGACGTCCAGTGGGAGTTCCTGCGCCTCGCCCGCAAGTACGCCGACGAGACAGGCCTCGCAGTCTGCGGGAGCGAGGAGCACGGTGACGAGGTCCTCACGCGGTGGGAGAACGCTCTCGAGGGCCTCGAACGCGACCCCGCGAGCCTCGACGGCACCCTCGACTGGGTCACGAAGCAGAACCTTCTCCAGGCCTACATGAACCGCGACGGTCTCGAGTGGTCCGACGCGAAACTCGCCCTGCTCGACCTCCAGTACCACGATGTCCGTGCGGACCGGTCGCTGTACGAGAAGTTGGTACGGGCCGGCAAGATCGTCCGGATCCTCGACGAGTCGGATGTCACCCACGCCGTGACCGAGCCGCCGCCCACGACCCGGGCCTACTTCCGCGGGCGCTGCCTCGAGCGCTTCCCCGACGCCGTTGTGGCCGCCAACTGGGACAGCCTGATCCTCGACGTCGGGAGTGACCCGTTGCGGCGAATCCCGATGATGGAGCCTTTGCGGGGGAGCGAGGACCACGTGGGTGCGATACTTGATGCCTGTACGACGCCGGCGGAGCTGGTAGACCGATTGGCGTCGTGA
- the prcB gene encoding proteasome subunit beta, with protein MTAPFDHPVPDALHMPGAGNDPGSSFTELLRRDAPHALPGASLHDTVSDVPQAVHATTVVSIRCVDGVVMAGDRRATEGFAIANRRIEKVYPADAHSGVSIAGAAGPAMEMVRLFQTELEHYEKIEGEPLTLEGKANRLSQLVRANLPAAMQGLAVVPLFAGYDLHEQRGRLFRFDVTGGRYEEADYHATGSGGVHARNWVKAQWSESISTDEAVDLALRSLFAAADEDAATGGPDLVRRIFPNVATISADGYSALGDDAVAERAASLIGGREEGAGT; from the coding sequence ATGACCGCCCCCTTCGACCACCCGGTGCCCGACGCCCTCCACATGCCGGGGGCCGGCAACGACCCGGGCTCCTCCTTCACCGAGCTGCTCCGACGCGATGCGCCACATGCGCTGCCGGGTGCGTCGCTCCACGACACGGTGAGTGACGTGCCCCAGGCGGTGCACGCCACGACGGTCGTGTCCATCCGCTGTGTCGACGGTGTCGTGATGGCCGGCGACCGGCGCGCCACGGAGGGCTTCGCGATCGCCAACCGCCGCATCGAGAAGGTCTACCCGGCCGACGCCCACTCGGGTGTCTCCATCGCGGGGGCGGCCGGCCCTGCGATGGAGATGGTGCGCCTCTTCCAGACCGAGCTCGAGCACTACGAGAAGATCGAGGGTGAGCCGCTCACGCTGGAGGGGAAAGCCAACCGGCTGTCGCAGCTGGTGCGGGCCAACCTCCCGGCCGCGATGCAGGGCCTCGCCGTCGTGCCGCTCTTCGCCGGCTACGACCTCCACGAGCAGCGCGGACGGCTCTTCCGCTTCGACGTCACCGGCGGGCGCTACGAGGAAGCCGACTACCACGCCACGGGCTCGGGCGGCGTCCACGCCCGTAACTGGGTGAAGGCACAGTGGAGCGAGTCGATCAGCACCGATGAGGCCGTCGACCTCGCCTTGCGTTCCCTCTTCGCCGCCGCCGACGAGGACGCCGCCACGGGCGGGCCCGACCTGGTGCGGCGGATCTTCCCGAACGTCGCCACCATCAGCGCCGACGGCTACAGCGCGCTGGGCGACGACGCCGTGGCCGAGCGGGCAGCAAGCCTCATCGGGGGTCGTGAGGAAGGAGCGGGCACGTGA